A window of the Longimicrobium terrae genome harbors these coding sequences:
- a CDS encoding nitrilase-related carbon-nitrogen hydrolase: MTDSAGFGATLRLRVEQMDTVLADPAANLARIAAAQARATEDGVHLLVTPELSVTGYDVRDAVHSLAVAESDAPFAGLATGPDVIAGAIEHDASFVPRNAALHLRGGRVLHRHQKVYLPTYGLFDEGRYFGAGDRVRAYGAGGGWRMGLLVCEDLWHPALAWLLASQGAHLIVVQSAAAGRGAMAGGPAGGRYASWDAWEHLARAAAIAYGAYVALANRAGVEGGLVFAGGSMIIGPDGALLARASDGGEDAITADLSLDAVAASRRPYAHARDDDPRLVARELARILDAR; the protein is encoded by the coding sequence ATGACGGATTCCGCCGGCTTCGGCGCAACGCTGCGGCTTCGCGTGGAGCAGATGGACACGGTGCTCGCCGACCCCGCCGCCAACCTGGCGCGCATCGCCGCCGCGCAGGCCCGCGCCACGGAGGACGGCGTGCACCTGCTGGTCACGCCGGAGCTTTCCGTCACCGGCTACGACGTGCGCGACGCCGTCCATTCCCTGGCGGTGGCGGAAAGCGACGCGCCCTTCGCGGGGCTCGCCACCGGGCCGGACGTCATCGCCGGCGCCATCGAGCACGACGCCTCTTTTGTTCCTCGCAACGCGGCGCTTCACCTGCGCGGCGGCCGCGTCCTCCATCGCCACCAGAAGGTCTACCTGCCCACGTACGGCCTGTTCGATGAGGGACGGTACTTCGGCGCGGGCGACCGGGTGCGGGCGTATGGCGCGGGTGGCGGCTGGCGGATGGGGCTGCTGGTGTGCGAGGACCTGTGGCACCCCGCGCTCGCCTGGCTGCTGGCCTCGCAGGGCGCGCACCTGATCGTGGTGCAGTCCGCCGCCGCCGGACGCGGCGCGATGGCCGGCGGGCCGGCGGGCGGGCGTTACGCCTCGTGGGATGCGTGGGAGCACCTGGCCCGCGCCGCGGCCATCGCGTACGGCGCCTACGTGGCGCTCGCCAACCGCGCCGGGGTGGAGGGCGGGCTCGTGTTCGCGGGGGGATCGATGATCATCGGCCCGGACGGCGCCCTCCTCGCGCGGGCCAGCGACGGGGGCGAGGACGCGATCACGGCGGATCTGTCGCTGGACGCCGTCGCCGCCTCGCGCCGGCCGTACGCACACGCCCGCGACGACGATCCGCGCCTGGTCGCCCGCGAACTGGCCCGCATCCTGGACGCGCGATGA
- a CDS encoding P-II family nitrogen regulator has translation MQLLIAVINQEEKVEEVLSGFLEIGITGATVVGSEGMGRLLSTEVPIFAGLAAFARARPRNQTVFSVIDDERKVERAFALLQEVCGSLDQPATGIAFTIPVTRVIGLKPELAGG, from the coding sequence GTGCAGCTGTTGATCGCCGTCATCAACCAGGAAGAAAAGGTGGAAGAGGTGTTGTCGGGATTCCTGGAAATCGGGATCACCGGCGCCACCGTCGTGGGGTCCGAGGGGATGGGGCGGCTGCTTTCCACCGAGGTGCCCATCTTTGCCGGGCTGGCCGCGTTCGCGCGCGCCCGCCCGCGCAACCAGACGGTGTTCAGCGTCATCGACGACGAACGCAAGGTGGAGCGCGCCTTTGCCCTGCTGCAGGAGGTGTGCGGCAGCCTGGACCAGCCGGCGACCGGGATCGCCTTCACCATTCCCGTCACGCGCGTCATCGGCCTGAAGCCGGAACTGGCCGGCGGATGA
- a CDS encoding zinc dependent phospholipase C family protein — MMKRRWLWTALAAVAAVALLPRPAWAWGPATHVYLGSALLDSLHLLPAGIRALISAYPYDFLYGSLAADISLAKKYVPAGRHCHHWHIGEEIHDSAPNDRLKAMGLGYLSHLAADTIAHNWFVPRQLVLTSSTKGLGHSYWEARMDTHLDERYRRLARHVVMEHDHEAADELFDQVLSSTLFSFRTNRRLFRGMIRFQDNERWQNVFGTMVSRSRWDLTDAAVHGYLERSFDYIVDYLSRRGEALAAGLDPIGDRNLAISKQVRRLALADGAWEKPALLHEMADNFFPLPEIPFRHLRALPQDSKHHLHVPARPDRPEA, encoded by the coding sequence ATGATGAAGCGCCGCTGGTTGTGGACGGCGCTGGCCGCCGTGGCGGCGGTCGCGCTGCTCCCCCGCCCCGCGTGGGCGTGGGGGCCGGCGACGCACGTCTACCTGGGCTCGGCCCTGCTGGATTCGCTGCACCTGCTTCCGGCCGGCATCCGCGCGCTCATCTCCGCGTACCCGTACGACTTCCTGTACGGCTCACTGGCGGCGGACATCAGCCTGGCCAAGAAGTACGTGCCCGCCGGACGGCACTGCCATCACTGGCACATCGGCGAAGAGATTCACGATTCGGCGCCCAATGACCGGCTCAAGGCCATGGGGCTGGGCTACCTGTCGCACCTGGCGGCGGATACCATCGCGCACAACTGGTTCGTCCCGCGGCAACTGGTGCTCACCTCCAGCACCAAGGGGCTTGGGCATTCGTACTGGGAAGCGCGGATGGACACGCACCTGGACGAGCGATACCGCCGCCTTGCGCGCCACGTGGTGATGGAGCACGACCACGAGGCCGCGGACGAACTGTTCGACCAGGTGCTGAGCTCCACCCTGTTCTCGTTCCGCACCAACCGGCGCCTGTTCCGGGGGATGATCCGCTTTCAGGACAACGAGCGGTGGCAGAACGTGTTCGGCACCATGGTGTCGCGCTCGCGCTGGGACCTGACGGACGCCGCGGTTCACGGCTACCTGGAGCGCTCGTTCGACTACATCGTGGATTACCTGTCGCGGCGGGGCGAGGCGCTGGCGGCGGGGCTGGACCCCATCGGCGACCGCAACCTGGCCATCAGCAAGCAGGTGCGGCGACTGGCGCTGGCGGACGGCGCGTGGGAAAAGCCGGCGCTGCTGCACGAGATGGCGGATAACTTCTTTCCGCTGCCGGAGATCCCTTTCCGCCATCTGCGTGCCCTGCCGCAGGATTCCAAGCACCACCTGCACGTGCCGGCGCGCCCGGATCGTCCGGAAGCGTAG
- the murA gene encoding UDP-N-acetylglucosamine 1-carboxyvinyltransferase, with protein MPKFIVHGGKRLQGTVVPNGNKNAALPMLAATLLTDEDVFLENVPRIKDVLTLIELLKVLGAEAEWTGPNEVRVRAANIGGTQLDAGAASRIRASILLAGPMLARAGGMQLPPPGGDVIGRRRVDTHFFALQKLGARVIEENGIWRLQSDGLKGANMFLDEPSVTGTENAVMAASMAEGETVIRNAAAEPHVQDLCHMLVKMGCQIEGIGTGTLRIQGKKRLSGCRTRITADHIEVGSFIGLAAVTKSEITIKDAAVEHLDSTLIGFGRLGLNVEVRGDDLFIPGGQDPEVILDMGGHIPKVDDGPWPAFPADLTSIALVTATQVRGTILVHEKMFESRMFFADKLVGMGARLVLCDPHRVLVIGPSQLHGAIVESPDIRAGMALLIAALGAEGRSEIFNTGQIERGYERIDERLQALGADIRRADSRGEAEDASDATHRLAMKQADAEREVRG; from the coding sequence GTGCCCAAGTTCATCGTCCATGGCGGCAAGCGCCTGCAGGGGACCGTCGTTCCCAACGGCAACAAGAACGCGGCGCTGCCCATGCTGGCGGCCACCCTCCTGACGGACGAAGACGTATTCCTGGAAAACGTCCCGCGCATCAAGGACGTCCTCACCCTGATCGAGCTGCTGAAGGTGCTGGGCGCCGAGGCGGAGTGGACCGGCCCCAACGAGGTCCGCGTGCGCGCCGCCAACATCGGCGGCACGCAGCTGGACGCGGGGGCCGCGTCGCGCATCCGCGCCAGCATTCTGCTCGCCGGGCCCATGCTGGCCCGCGCCGGCGGAATGCAGTTGCCCCCTCCGGGCGGCGACGTCATCGGCCGCCGCCGGGTGGACACGCACTTCTTCGCCCTGCAGAAGCTGGGTGCACGCGTCATCGAGGAAAACGGCATCTGGCGCCTGCAGTCCGACGGGCTGAAGGGCGCCAACATGTTCCTTGACGAGCCGAGCGTGACCGGGACGGAGAACGCCGTCATGGCCGCGTCCATGGCGGAGGGTGAGACGGTGATCCGCAACGCCGCCGCCGAGCCGCACGTCCAGGACCTGTGCCACATGCTGGTCAAGATGGGGTGCCAGATCGAGGGCATCGGCACGGGCACGCTGCGCATTCAGGGCAAGAAGCGGCTGAGCGGCTGCCGCACGCGCATCACGGCGGACCACATCGAGGTGGGCTCCTTCATCGGCCTGGCGGCGGTGACCAAGAGCGAGATCACCATCAAGGACGCCGCGGTGGAGCACCTGGACAGCACGCTGATCGGCTTCGGCCGGCTGGGGCTGAACGTGGAAGTGCGCGGCGACGACCTGTTCATTCCCGGTGGGCAGGATCCGGAAGTGATCCTGGACATGGGCGGCCACATTCCCAAGGTGGACGACGGCCCGTGGCCCGCGTTCCCCGCGGACCTCACGTCCATCGCGCTGGTGACCGCCACGCAGGTGCGCGGAACCATTCTGGTGCACGAAAAGATGTTCGAGTCGCGGATGTTCTTTGCCGACAAGCTGGTGGGCATGGGCGCGCGGCTGGTGCTGTGCGACCCGCACCGCGTGCTGGTGATCGGGCCCAGCCAGCTGCACGGCGCGATCGTGGAAAGCCCCGACATCCGCGCCGGAATGGCGCTGCTGATCGCCGCGCTGGGCGCGGAGGGACGCAGCGAGATCTTCAACACCGGCCAGATCGAGCGCGGCTACGAGCGCATCGACGAGCGGCTGCAGGCGCTGGGCGCGGACATCCGCCGCGCCGACTCGCGCGGTGAGGCCGAGGACGCCAGCGACGCCACCCATCGTCTGGCCATGAAGCAGGCCGACGCCGAGCGCGAGGTGCGGGGATGA